In Phyllopteryx taeniolatus isolate TA_2022b chromosome 6, UOR_Ptae_1.2, whole genome shotgun sequence, one genomic interval encodes:
- the cited4b gene encoding cbp/p300-interacting transactivator 4b: protein MADHLMMPMNHGSAGAGLHGYRMGMNGLQAGHPPHGQQTSAMRAMPGGQMMHYGGAQAGMEMRQRQGMVPPGGPMSGQMNGAQMGHHHQMMYNGQQHHMHQAQQQQQQHQVQQQQQHQAQQSQFMNGGLTSQQLMASMQLQKLNTQYHGHPLGPMGGGVGGHMGGPANQYRMNPAQLANMQHMAGPALALNGMDADMIDEEALTSLVMELGLDRVQELPELFLGQNEFDFISDFVSKQQPSTVSC, encoded by the coding sequence ATGGCAGACCACCTCATGATGCCCATGAATCACGGTTCGGCCGGCGCCGGTCTCCACGGTTACCGAATGGGCATGAACGGCCTGCAGGCGGGCCACCCGCCGCACGGCCAGCAGACGTCGGCCATGCGGGCCATGCCCGGCGGCCAGATGATGCACTACGGAGGTGCCCAGGCCGGCATGGAGATGCGTCAACGGCAGGGCATGGTGCCCCCCGGCGGGCCCATGAGCGGACAGATGAACGGCGCCCAAATggggcaccaccaccagatgatGTATAACGGGCAGCAGCATCACATGCACCAGgcccaacaacaacagcagcagcaccaggtccagcaacaacagcaacaccaaGCCCAACAGAGCCAGTTCATGAACGGAGGCCTAACATCTCAGCAGCTCATGGCCAGCATGCAGCTCCAAAAACTCAACACGCAGTATCACGGACATCCGCTGGGTCCCATGGGTGGCGGCGTAGGGGGCCACATGGGCGGCCCCGCCAATCAGTACCGCATGAACCCGGCCCAGCTGGCCAACATGCAGCACATGGCGGGCCCGGCGCTGGCGCTGAATGGCATGGACGCGGACATGATCGACGAGGAGGCGCTCACCTCGCTGGTCATGGAGCTGGGTCTGGACCGGGTCCAGGAGCTGCCCGAACTCTTCCTGGGCCAGAACGAGTTTGACTTCATCTCAGACTTTGTGAGCAAACAGCAGCCCAGCACGGTTAGCTGCTGA